The DNA segment ttttgtttttcacatATGCTTTAGAATCCagttcattaattttaattcttttgtaTAAATTCAATCCTCTGTGCTCCTTTCTGAAAAAATGatctcgattaattaattgtttgtataataacgataaatacggtGAGCGAcgtttccaaaaaaaaaaaaaaaaaaaaaaaaaagaaaaaaaaaataataataatagagaaaaggaaaaagaaaaaaaaaaaaaaagaaattctcgttttcctttcttagCCATGcgaaaaatcattgaataagTTCCGTGTCATTAagcgaataattataaatcgatatacACAAGAATACgtaataatgtttaataaaaatgtatacaatggacaacatatatatatatatatatatatatatatatatatatatgcatatacgtatatattataatgaatataatgacGTATCGTATCACAATCGAAATTGTAaggtttaatataattactacatctttttaacgatatataatctataaacaatatttatttatacattttcttatCTGATAAATATTAACTGATGTTCTACTTTTCGAAATCTCGATGAATCTGAGAAATTATTCTGACTAATGTCGTTCTTCATTGTATTTtgcaaaagaaaggaaaagtgaaaaatcgGTGAcgagggggggggggcggtggattaaagaaagagaaaaataaatagaaaagaaaagaagaagagaagagagaaaaaatggcgCGAATAGTGATTTGATACAAAAAATgtttttgaattaatttgaGACATTTGGTATTAGccaagaaggaaaggaaaaagagaacaaaaaagaaacaaaaagtaaaaaatgaaaaagaaataaagagaacgaaaaagcaaaaaaaaaaagaaaaaaaagagaggaaagaaagaaataaaaaaatagaggaagaagaagaggaagaaaaaacgtaTGAGTTTCGTTTCGTTGAAAGTATCTGCAAAGAAACAGTATACGTAgttattaaaacaataacaacaatcgtatttattaaatattactaatgTATTAACCCCCTATCCCTCCCCCCACATACCCGTGTAAGCCTTGCCTTCTCCTTCAGTTCCACCCCTCTCCCTCCTTACCACCCATGCATATCgtaatatgaaatttaaatgTCAGTGAGTTTCTCAAaggtgcaaaaaaaaaataaaaccccCACGATATAAGCGTAGAAAGTTAAtggaaatcaaaaaaaagaaaaaaaaaaaaaaggaaaaaataaaaaaaaataaaagaaatcacaagaaaaaaaacaaaacaaaaacaaatagacAAACAAACATCCAagcgaataaataaaacgaaagagtaaagggaaaataaaaaaaaaaaaaaaaaagaaaaaaaatgaaaaaaaaagaaaaaagaaaaggagcaaatgagaagaaaaagtaaaagaaagagaaaacgaaaaggtgtAAACCACACAACGTgtgaacgagaaaaagagaaagagaaagagaaaaaaaaagccgtAAAAAGCTCAACGTATCCTTAAAGCTCACCATAATAGAAACTTCGACGGGAGAATGTTACGATGTAAtagacaaaaaaacaaaacaaaaaaaaaaccgggCTTCGAAAAAGCTTCAATAACACTCACGGAGCACGCTTGATTTCTagttgaaaaaaaacaaaacaaaaaaaaaaaaaagaacaaaaaaaaacaaaacaaaacaaaaaaaaaaaccaaaaaaaagaaagaaaaagaaacgacgatACAATAACAGTTCCAATGACCCATAGTATTTATCATTGTATATTCGAACAACAATTATTACCTTTGACCCTTCGACCCCTTACTCTCACCTCCAATCCCACACTCCAATCCATTCCCAACCCTTTACTCTCTACTACGACCACCACAACACCTGTTATCGACAAATGTACGAATCTACGAGAATATGTAACGAGCATGTATAATACGAGACtgtaaaaaataagtataGTTGATAAGTTATTGATTTAAGTTATCGAAATCGACGATCctctttgttattttgttaatttttcattcatatatgaaaattgattatattgattaataaggattaataattatcgtatcGTATTGTATCATatcgaaaagttttattttttcgttttatacgaaagaaaagttattttatcgaaaatgaaaaatgtggAACGTagttacatacataagtatacacgtgtgtgtgtgtgagtgtgtatgtgtgcgtgtatgagtgtaattttcgaagaagaagaagaagaagaagaagaagaacgtacgtgagaaattaaagaaaacttttcgaaCGTATCATCCAATCTCACATCCTTCGTCTCTATCAAGCTCTTttcaaaatacatacatacatacatacatacatacatacatacatacatacatacatacatacatacgtacgtacgtatatacatatgtatatatgtacatacatagatacgttcATTCTAAGTTAGAAATTCTTAACAATAGCTAAGAATGACACAGTGGTATACGGATGCATCCATTGTCACGTTTTCTCAGCCATGAATAGTGATCATCAGgagacacacatacatacatacatgtatacatatatacatataacatataacatTTCATTTCTCATCAGATTTCTaacttttcaaaaattttagcTCTGCCAACGTGTTCCTCCTTTCACGATTTATCCTCGAATGatatttgtatcattatttgtATCAAAGATGGATCCTACAATGTCATTTGTTCGCTCGATGAttcgattataaagaaattttcatttctctcttttttttttttttgtttgtttgtttatttgtttgtttctttctttatcctcattttggttctttttcttttttattcccatacgattatgtaaataatataaataaatatgtaagatAAGTAAAAAGTATTTGCGCATCTTCTAAAACCAGATAACTTTAGAGTGGACCAAAATGTATTGTGAGATTGTGACTCGCTCAAAAACCATAAGACCGTTTGATTCATCTTAGAAATGAGTTATCGCGGTTCTAAGGGGCGTGCGAATAGTTTTTATTCTAAAACTGTacacgttattatatatatatatatatatatatatatatatatatatatatatatatatatatatatatatatatatatatatatatggtctttctatatttacataagatattttttaagtgATCCTTTtcacacatataaatatatatatatatatggtatatattatatattatataattatatattcttacattataaacaaatatatatatatattatatataaatatgtaaatatgcatttaaatattaagaaatgtgtgtgtgtgtgtgtgtgtgtgtatgcgtgtccATAAATTTAAGCCAagctcgaagaaagaaaaaagaaaaagaaaaaaaaaaagaagataaaagtagCGAATTCGAATGATGTGAATGAATTAAGATGAATGAGTGATCGACATGAAGAGaattaattagttattattctaCGATTGTATAATTAAGTAATGCCTTTTGCAAAGAGTGCGTTATAATATCGAGAACACGCTTTAAAACACTGTACAATACGCTCTATTAGTTTTCGCTTGTGTCGGGTCTTTACAAATTTTGCGCTTTTTATTagatatcaatttttaaaacgTACGAActattttgttgttttctttttttctacgtcTATCTCATTCGAACGAATTAATATAGTCTCATTTATGGtttgtaatattatctttcattacgatttattatgtttgctttgaaattgaaagaagataatagatcctatcgttaatgtttttaacaaaatctttttatatttttcaattgaatagctctctctctctctctctctctctctctctctctctctctttctatctctatctctttttctcctacttttgaagaagaaaaaatagattaaattttttcaaacatttgttttctttcttttctcttctatttttgtCGATCGTCGAACGTCCAGGAATAAAGAACGTTTTGATTAGATTTAAACCAGgtttaaatggaaaatattttctctctcttttttttttttctttttcttcttcttcttcttcttcttcttcttattctattttctttacgTTCGATTCACACGAACACGTGCATCTGTTAGGGTACgcttcgtataaaaaaaaagagagaaaaaaaaaaaaagaaaaaaaaaaaaagaaaaagaaattcagatCCTAAGCAATTTTTGCTACGTAGaggataaaaatttctttgagggatttaaagattaaataaatataatgttttatcgcacatagagagagaaaaaaaaaactatataagAGTTATTGTAGTTAAATAAATTCGTGGCGTCCTTGAAAGACTTTTAAAAGTCAccgtcgaaaagaaagaatattttttaactgtAATTACacgcgcacacgcacacacacacacacacacacacatgcgtaCACAATCTCACGAACGCACGTAAgcgcacacaaacacacacacgcacacgcacacgcacacgcacacacacacatatatatatacagatacaaACACAAACGAAAGCACGCCAAAGTttcctttaaatattttcttatttttatgtgTACGTGTTATATGGATAAACAGCGTTATCcgaataacaatgaaataatagaaacataTTAGGTAAGGAAATGTTTGcaaaatgaaattgataaaTGTTTTAGCATTGTATCAAGAAGTGTGTATATACCAAAAGCAATGTATTATCAAATGTGTCGATATACCTCTAAACGCGacttaccctctctctctctctctctctctctctctctctctctctctctctctctctctctctctctctctctctctctctctctctgctcccTTCCTCTCTATTTCCACCTACCCCTGCCACCCCCTAGCCATATCCCTTCTCACTCCTTATCGTTTTACTCgtattgtaaaaagaaagaaaataattaaaataataataataataataataataataataataataaataatttaaaaatataacattgacgaagaacaaaagaaaacaaaaaaaaaagaagagagaaaaaaaaacaaccaacaaacgaataaaaaaatgtaagccTAAAATTAAGCCGAACAATGTAAGTAAATTGATAACAAAcgcgaaattattttcaacgtttCTCGTATAATATGTTCGTGCGTATAGCGTGTAAAGGGatgaaagagatgaaaaaaaaaaaaaaaaaactaaaacaaaataaaaaaataaaaaaaaaagaagaagaagaagaagaaaaggaaaagataagaaaacaaagaaaatgttattatcgacacTAAGTTTCGGTGATGCGTTCGTGCCTATTCTTTCACGTCCAGAGACGCGTATCTCTGTGTATATCTAGCTGTTGAAGCggcaataaaatttcaaaaatcgCTCCTCtcgattataaagattattctttttctttctctctctctctctctctttctctttctctgtctgtctttctcttttttgtacaTTGATATACATGTGCATTTATaaagtgaaaagaagaaacaggaTTTTACGAACATTACAAGGACATTACACTAACTTACTAATCGACTCGCACGAAGAACAGAAATCTGACagtaagtataaaataaaaattttaaaaagccaaatgcaaaggaaaagaataatgataataataataataataatatagatgaaTCAAACttacttattttattccttttaaaatcaatttcttCGTATTgccgatattttttcttcttttactttttttttccttcgttaagTCGTGcacaacaaaaaataatttcaagttgTCCACTTGAGGATGCTCTACGTGCATTTCGTACACTTTAAATAGACGCCATTTATTCacagaatgaataattttgactcgaaaaaaaaagaacaaaaaaaaaaaagaaaaacaagaaaaataataaataaataaaaataaaaatgaaaattcacgAATCACACTTAACGCAAATTGTGCCCTTCTAATTCTgtcattataaaagaaaagaaaagaaaaggaaaaggaaacaagaaaaataataaataaataaaaataacaatgaaaattcaCGAATCACACTTAGcgcaaattgttttaattgacCACGAAGTTCGTCCGTGTATATTCTATATCATCCAACGGGTATAACTAagttgaaaagtaaaaagtaagtaaaagaaaatatttcatatcgtatatgactttataaatcatttgtaCGTATTGCTCTTTATTAAAGCGAAATGAATAAGATTTATCGATCATCTGTCGTATCATTCACACCTGACGCTTCGTACGGAAGTCCTcagacttttctttctttttttctctctctctctttttttttcttctttttctttctttcaaagagaaaaacgaagacaATCTTAGAAGTATGAAAAATGTTGCACGCACGATTGTTGAACGAGGATAGGGGGGATATCTTTGGATTACgatatcaaaagaaatttgaatttattattcctctattcgctttataatatattctttaaacGTTTGACGTGCATCAATTGACGTAATAGAATACAAAAGTGATCGTAGTAATATCAAAGAGATGTCAAATTTGACACGTCTACTAATCTATCATtagtttatcgttattataccttATCTGTAATTTCATTGGTATATAGAAACGAGACGTTCCGAACGAACGATTGATTATGGCAAGTAAATCGTCAaagtatttttcaataaagatAGCACGGTTTCTTATGAAAACCGTCGGTTTTTGGTATCCCGAAAGctctaaagaaaaatgtatattcgacgttatattattttacacgtTGATGGCAGTAACAACTTCTTTGGTTATCGTGTCTCTCGACGTTTATTATAGTTGGGGTGATTTTTACGTGAGtataaacaagaagaagaagaaaaagaagaaggaaaaaaaaaaaagaaaaaaacatgtattattaatcCAAAAAGATAAGTTCATTCTTGGAtgatcgaacgaaaaaaatttctaaacgaTCCTCGTAATATATTCTTACAGGCGATCACATATACTGCATGCAGTATAATGCCAGTGATAATAGTATTgcttaaaatatcgatattcatGTTGCATCGTACGAAAATGATGAACTTGATAAAATATACCCAAGAAAACTTTTGGTATCGGGAATACGATGATTTTGgtcaaaagatattaaatgagATCGATAATAAGGGAATACTTTTGATGTGTTCCTTCACGTTTTTTGTTCAAGGAACTGCTGTTACTTATACCCTGACACCGATAATaggtaaattttaaataattctatgatatcttttcgttttttttttttttttttttttttttttttaataacccTAATTTCTTATAACCCTGTGTTCGTGGGGTGGTATAGAATATTGAACAGACCAACTTTGAGctcaattaaaacaatttgcgTTAAGCATGATTCatggaatttttcttttttttttttttttcttttttcttctttttttataatgacagAATTAGAAATGCATCttaattgattatttcattcaaggcttcaaagcatatatatatatatatatataatattttttttggagTCAAAATTATTGATTCCATATAAAAATGATGGCTGTTGAAAGTGTCTGTAGGTTATGACGCAACCCTAAGCGCACAATttccaaattattttaagatttgAACAATAAGGATTAATCGACGATTGTCGATCGATATTGATCGATAAGcgagataattaatttatttcacatAGAAAACTTGGGTAAAAATGATAGCGATAGGATTCTACCGTTCAAGATATGGATCGATCTACCTTTTTCAATGAGTCCTTATTTCGAGATATTCTTTACGATTGAGGTAATATCTTCGagacaattatattttctttcaacttttctctctctctctctctctctctcttttctttcttttattctcttcttcttcctcttcttcttctttcctttttccatttttttgttctctttttactcATCTTTAATCGCATTAAACCTCGACTTTTGTTTCAGAAGATTTTCAATCGTTGtcactttataaattttcccccaataaaaattaatatccatcgatatttcaaattgatttttttccagAGACATTTCATTTCGCAGACTCTCGCCCTGATACACACCGCCGTTTGTTTCGCCtgtttcgataattttttatgcCTCTTAAGCATGCACGCCGCCGGTCAATTCAAAATACTACAGCACAAGCTCGAGACGATTTTTGATTGGGACGTTAACGTATCATTGAAAACTGTCATAACGTTGAATAACGAAAGATTAAATGATTGCATTAAGAGGcacaatgaattaattaattatattgacaaattggaaaatatatttactcaCACGATGTTGTGCCAATTGTTAATATCAAGCGTGATGCTTTGCGTAGCTGGATTTCAAATGTTCTTGGTAaacagaattaaaaaaaaaaaaaaagaaaaaaaaaaagaaaaaaaaaatgattattaattttctattggataagaaaaaaaaaaatatatatatatacaattgcacgaattgaaataataataatcacattaatgaataatattaataataataataataatacatatttaattatattttcacgaTCAATAGTCACAAGGAACGTTGATAAGGAGGATGATATTTGTCGCTCATACCAACGGATGCTTCTTCCAACTCTTTGCAATAACTTTGACGGCAAACGAGGTATTGATTGCCAGTCAAGCTGTAAGTGAGGGCGCCTACGCCGCAAATTGGCCCTTCCTCCCTTCAGAAATTTTTACCAACATAAGTGGAAGtcttataatgattatgatcCGAGCACAAAAACCATGTTGTATAACTGCAGGCGGATTTTTTCCTGTCTCTCTCGAAACATGTATGGcggtaacaataaaaataatattataacgataataataataataataagaagaataataatattaataacaaactcATGGAAATTTATAAGAGATTGAAAACTtacatactttttctttcttttcttttttttttttactttttttgtttctttttttttttttttcttcctttttttcattttcttatttacgttattttacttttttccttgatCTTCTTTGTAGGTCTTGAAGACGGCAGCTTCTTACTTCACGTTGTTGAGAACATTCGATGACGAAAACGattgaatttttctatcgaagaaaatgtgaaaatggaaaaaagaaaagagagaaaatattcatcaaaattaatatatatagaaatgtataatagattaatattacgacttattttaagattattgTCCTCCCCACTCACCTTAagattttacattttcattcaACTTTGATATATATCGGATCAATCATAATTTTCTTACCTTTCATTATATTCTCTTGTATGAATGATGATTTCAGGTTTCCTCTGTTCTATCTATTCCCTTGTATTTCGTTCTACGTTAGCCATTCCACGTTACgatttttctcctcctcctcctcctcctcctctcatATTCTTACGACTAGAGAcagctgttatcgttattcttttgATCTGACAATCCCACGATCATTCGCaagtaatttttcttcatagTCTATAATCCAATATCGACTATCTTCTTATTTCACAATTTCTAATCTCGTTGAAAAGTCCTAAtgatttatgtataatatcatTCGTTTAACTATACTCTAGCGTTGtatgattttcctttttcttttcttttcttttcttttatctttttttcccccaccaCCTCCCCTCCCCTTTTCGATGCAACAATCCGCTTATCAATCATGCTTGTAGCGAAAGAAACGTATTATTACGTttaatgaattctttttccggatgttattttattaaaaaaaaaaaaaaaaaaaaaaaaaacaaaaaacaaaaaaaaaggagaaaaaagaaataagaaaagagcaaaaaaagaagaagaagaagaagaaaaaaaagagtaaacgatttagaaattatttataaaaattctaaagTAAGTGGAACGTCGTTAGAAacttataaaagattttctatttaaaagtaaacgtgtgtgtatatataagtcaTTCATGTTCTTTGAACGTTCGAAGGTAACGATAAAGAACGTTCATCGTTTTTCgtgatctattattattcgtttgtaaattaataatcgtttctTTAGAAATAGGAAAGACTTGGAACGATATTTGCATTTTCAGTATTGCGTAAGACAATAGAAcgatgaataaaatgaaatttttgtcGGTCAACATAACaagatttttaatgaaaatcattGGCTTTTGGTCGGCTGATACGATTAACGAGGAACGTTTACTCGATATACTTCTTAGTTACACCATCATTGCAATTGGGATAGCCTTGTGGATCGAGGCATATGATTTTTACGTTAGCCTCGATGAATTCTACGTGagtctgatttttttttacgtttctttccaatttgtttcatttgttcgtttgttgtttctttatttttttttttttcgtttcttttccctctctcccacCCCCCTCCCGCCACCGCTCTCTTCATTCACATTATATCTGGATCATGTAAATTTTTGTGTTTCGACAGGCACTCACGTATACCGCTTGCAGTGCAATGCCAGTCGTAGTGAttctattgaaattaatcgtaTTTTTGCCTAATCGTAAAGAcattatcaaattaattagataCACCGAGGAAAGTTTTTGGTTCAAGGAATACGACGAATACGATGAAAAGATATTgaatgacgttaataaaaagGGATCAATTTTGATTTGTTGTTTTACGTGTTGCGTACAAAGCACCGTATTTTCTTACATGTTAATCCCTTTAATAGgtatactactactattactactaattgTCAAATAGTTTTAAGTGTGTTAAACTCTTAATGACATTTACTTTCGTTGGTACAAACGAGAAATGCCAAGGGTGTTTTGAACAAAatgtgtaataaaaaaaaaaaaaaaaagaaaaaggaacaaaagaaaaaagaacaaaaaaagaaaacaaaaaaggaacacatcatgaaatcatttatatatatacatatatatatatatatatatatatatatatatatatatatatatcgatctgattttttttctttttctttttctattttttcttttttttgtttcaactTTCTTAAATTCAAGCAATCGTCAAATGATTTTGATTGTGGTCTACGCGTCGATTAAAAagtttctctcgttcttcgtCGTTCcgctcgaaaaaaaaaagaaaaaaaaaggaaaaaaaaaaaaatagaaaagtaacaaagataaaagaacaagaaaaaagaaaaataaatgttctctTTACAGAAAATATAggaaaaaatgagagcgacagAATC comes from the Vespa crabro chromosome 14, iyVesCrab1.2, whole genome shotgun sequence genome and includes:
- the LOC124429259 gene encoding odorant receptor Or2-like, whose translation is MASKSSKYFSIKIARFLMKTVGFWYPESSKEKCIFDVILFYTLMAVTTSLVIVSLDVYYSWGDFYAITYTACSIMPVIIVLLKISIFMLHRTKMMNLIKYTQENFWYREYDDFGQKILNEIDNKGILLMCSFTFFVQGTAVTYTLTPIIENLGKNDSDRILPFKIWIDLPFSMSPYFEIFFTIETLALIHTAVCFACFDNFLCLLSMHAAGQFKILQHKLETIFDWDVNVSLKTVITLNNERLNDCIKRHNELINYIDKLENIFTHTMLCQLLISSVMLCVAGFQMFLSQGTLIRRMIFVAHTNGCFFQLFAITLTANEVLIASQAVSEGAYAANWPFLPSEIFTNISGSLIMIMIRAQKPCCITAGGFFPVSLETCMAVLSTATSYFTLLHVYNRFKELVIQHQMLIKYSKDLNHVFTFITLGQVLIFSILICLVGYEIFIVIFILKKNFYKLLKAEAAPIRRAVFIFYIIGTMTQLMMFTYSCNILTEESMNIAVAAYSSSWTSMPINKIGKLLRKGLFIIIIRAQKPCVLSAGGFFSVSLETYTAVISTAMSYFTLLRQRSLEVIGV